A region of Anolis sagrei isolate rAnoSag1 chromosome 2, rAnoSag1.mat, whole genome shotgun sequence DNA encodes the following proteins:
- the TMEM271 gene encoding transmembrane protein 271, whose protein sequence is MKWGARGACAALSSCLLLACALSAAAVGLKCFSLGSELKGEPFRLGSAAGAFYSGLLLAAGLSLLGTALFCCRGADEADAEAHSPRGGGGGGGGGNAVVAVPVSHGSRGDEPRPSPPKVSPGGRQNFLLLGVLVFMLGVLSAFAGAVIDGDTVSLVEKKYSHYCLLQAAGGGGAGASNRVKPDGGASSASSSLAALRCQKLRDYQRGLVISTIFNALECLLGLLNLLLVKNYKAAQQRGARRRQQRRPEASHFSRRRRRRRRRRRGEAARGEAARGGASIFSSEEPDLSPGVPCPFQAVSYINVGVFHVFDEAGVEVHCGGHPSVELPGYSPMDPEMDASYPYCAPLPHEQPPAYEEIYPRESATHRL, encoded by the coding sequence atgAAGTGGGGCGCCCGGGGAGCCTGCGCCGCGCTCTCCAGCTGCCTCCTCCTCGCCTGCGCCCTCAGCGCCGCCGCCGTGGGCCTCAAGTGCTTCTCGCTGGGCTCGGAGCTCAAAGGGGAGCCTTTCCGCCTCGGCTCTGCCGCCGGCGCCTTCTACTCGGGGCTGCTCTTAGCCGCCGGCCTCTCGCTCCTCGGGACTGCGCTCTTCTGCTGCCGGGGCGCCGACGAAGCGGACGCGGAGGCCCATTCccctcgaggaggaggaggaggaggcggaggaggcaaCGCGGTGGTGGCCGTCCCCGTGAGCCACGGCAGCCGCGGAGACGAGCCCCGCCCCTCCCCTCCGAAGGTCTCCCCCGGCGGGAGGCAGAACTTCCTCCTCCTCGGGGTGCTCGTCTTCATGCTGGGCGTCTTGAGCGCCTTCGCCGGGGCCGTCATCGACGGCGACACGGTCTCGCTCGTGGAGAAGAAGTACTCGCACTACTGCCTCCTGCAGgcggcgggaggaggaggagcaggggcATCCAATCGGGTCAAACCCGACGGCGGAGCCTCCTCTGCATCCTCCTCCTTGGCGGCGCTGCGTTGCCAGAAACTGCGGGACTACCAGCGCGGTTTGGTCATCTCCACCATCTTCAACGCCTTGGAGTGCCTCCTGGGGCTGCTCAACCTCCTCCTGGTGAAGAACTACAAGGCGGCGCAGCAAAGAGGGGCGAGGAGACGGCAGCAGAGGAGGCCCGAGGCCTCGCACTTTTCCCGAAGGAGGAGAAgacggaggcggaggaggagaggggaggcagcAAGAGGAGAGGCCGCCAGAGGAGGGGCCTCCATCTTCTCCAGCGAGGAGCCCGACCTCTCCCCTGGGGTGCCTTGCCCCTTCCAAGCCGTCTCCTACATCAACGTGGGCGTCTTCCACGTCTTCGACGAGGCTGGAGTGGAGGTCCACTGCGGGGGCCACCCTTCCGTGGAGCTGCCGGGCTACTCGCCGATGGACCCGGAGATGGACGCTTCCTACCCGTACTGCGCCCCCTTGCCGCACGAGCAGCCCCCAGCCTACGAGGAGATCTACCCACGAGAAAGCGCGACGCACCGGCTCTAG